The following proteins come from a genomic window of Brevibacillus antibioticus:
- a CDS encoding DUF4446 family protein, whose amino-acid sequence MEVFLSQIPNVAILLLAVIALTLILLWIVIMQSVRISRLRKSINRIMTGTGGANLEEGLHQLLDQVEEMKKQHSDQQFAINRLSQRMAAQCGKVAIIRYNAFGDVGSDLSFSLAVTDDAGNGVVITSIFGREESRVYAKPLEQGTSSYHLSEEEQAAIKKAMTSTAGI is encoded by the coding sequence TTGGAAGTGTTCCTATCACAAATCCCCAATGTAGCGATCCTGCTTTTAGCCGTCATCGCATTGACACTGATCCTGTTATGGATCGTGATTATGCAGTCTGTCCGGATCAGTCGATTGAGGAAATCGATCAACCGGATTATGACAGGGACGGGAGGAGCCAATCTCGAGGAAGGCTTGCACCAACTGCTTGATCAGGTAGAGGAAATGAAAAAGCAGCATAGCGATCAGCAGTTTGCCATCAATCGTCTGTCACAACGGATGGCAGCGCAATGCGGCAAGGTAGCGATTATCCGTTACAATGCCTTCGGGGATGTCGGCAGTGATCTTAGCTTTTCGCTGGCGGTAACAGATGACGCTGGGAACGGCGTCGTGATCACCAGCATTTTTGGACGAGAAGAATCTCGCGTGTACGCCAAGCCGCTTGAGCAAGGGACATCGAGCTACCATTTGTCTGAAGAAGAACAGGCTGCGATCAAAAAAGCGATGACCTCAACGGCAGGGATATAA
- a CDS encoding GNAT family N-acetyltransferase, translating into MITIRNAKAEDLPALIAIEQLCFSPEEAATQEAFEKRIRLIPDSFFVAEEDGVIAGLVNGPVIESSFITDDLFQEIKENPTTGGHQTILGLAVSPSFQKRGIASVLLTHLEASASVAGRETITLTCKENLIGYYESHGYLNNGVSSSDHAGAIWYNMIKPLQLR; encoded by the coding sequence ATGATCACTATCCGCAATGCCAAAGCAGAAGATTTGCCAGCACTGATCGCCATCGAGCAGCTTTGCTTTTCACCAGAAGAGGCTGCGACACAGGAAGCATTTGAGAAACGCATTCGATTGATTCCAGACAGTTTTTTTGTAGCGGAAGAGGATGGCGTCATTGCGGGGTTGGTGAATGGACCCGTCATCGAATCCTCCTTCATTACGGATGATTTATTTCAAGAGATTAAAGAAAATCCGACAACGGGCGGGCATCAAACCATCTTAGGACTAGCGGTTTCCCCCTCTTTTCAAAAACGAGGCATTGCTTCCGTGCTCCTCACACACCTGGAAGCATCAGCAAGCGTGGCCGGTCGGGAGACGATCACCCTGACGTGTAAGGAAAATTTGATTGGTTACTATGAAAGTCATGGATACCTCAACAACGGGGTTTCCAGCTCAGATCATGCTGGAGCTATTTGGTACAATATGATCAAACCATTACAATTGCGCTAA
- the speD gene encoding adenosylmethionine decarboxylase has protein sequence MEYSTFGRHVAVDTWGVQFDLLNDAEFLKKEMIEAAEACGATVLSVQAKQFSPQGATVLVLLSESHLSIHTYPERGFAALDCYTCGETVDPQIAIDYLVSVLKPEKTYAKKLVRGLGELQVVEPEMKLVEAAK, from the coding sequence ATGGAATATTCGACTTTCGGAAGACACGTTGCTGTTGACACATGGGGAGTTCAGTTTGATTTATTGAACGACGCAGAATTTTTGAAAAAGGAAATGATTGAGGCTGCTGAGGCATGCGGTGCTACGGTACTGAGTGTGCAAGCGAAGCAGTTTTCTCCTCAGGGTGCTACCGTACTGGTTCTTCTCTCGGAAAGCCACCTGTCCATTCATACGTATCCTGAGCGCGGCTTTGCTGCTCTGGATTGCTACACGTGTGGGGAAACCGTTGATCCGCAAATCGCCATCGACTACTTGGTATCCGTGCTGAAGCCGGAAAAAACTTACGCGAAGAAATTAGTTCGTGGTTTGGGTGAACTGCAAGTTGTTGAGCCAGAAATGAAACTGGTTGAAGCGGCAAAGTAA
- a CDS encoding YhcN/YlaJ family sporulation lipoprotein: MKRYGPKCLVGLLIIATMVTGCASSSSHPKNQAHTQSTTYQHTPGARTSLTHDYHAYTGGINARNYHKGYTVNGFNQDLAEQLTLVADEVPGVERATVLVSGTDAVIGIRVRKNFGPEQTRIIEQQVHSAVRSRVPNFSIKVASDPATFDRIRAIHADIYEEATHRTNQVDVRPGMNSQITNTSTEFRSLLHDIGRKIPPVTP; encoded by the coding sequence ATGAAACGGTACGGCCCAAAATGTTTGGTTGGCTTGCTTATCATCGCAACCATGGTAACCGGATGCGCCAGCTCGAGCAGCCATCCAAAAAATCAAGCGCACACACAAAGTACCACCTATCAGCATACCCCAGGTGCAAGGACAAGCCTCACTCACGATTATCATGCCTACACTGGCGGAATCAATGCCCGCAATTATCACAAAGGCTATACGGTCAATGGTTTCAATCAGGATTTGGCTGAACAGCTCACCTTGGTGGCAGATGAAGTGCCTGGTGTAGAGAGAGCTACAGTTCTCGTGAGTGGTACGGATGCCGTCATCGGAATTCGTGTTCGGAAAAATTTTGGACCTGAGCAAACCCGCATAATCGAGCAGCAAGTCCACTCAGCTGTTCGGTCACGTGTTCCCAACTTCTCGATCAAAGTAGCCTCCGACCCAGCCACATTTGATCGGATTCGTGCCATCCATGCAGATATTTATGAAGAGGCGACGCATCGGACCAATCAAGTTGATGTGAGACCCGGCATGAACAGCCAGATCACCAATACATCCACGGAATTTCGTTCTCTGCTCCATGATATTGGCCGCAAAATTCCTCCTGTCACTCCATGA
- the typA gene encoding translational GTPase TypA produces MKRLDIRNIAIIAHVDHGKTTLVDKLLIQSGTFRSNQQVEERMMDSNDLERERGITILAKTTSVKYNDFTINILDTPGHADFGGEVERIMSMVDGVLLIVDAFEGCMPQTRFVLKKALEAKVTPIVVVNKVDRDNARPQEVINEVYDLFIDLDATEDQLEFPIVYASGLQGIAGLEPDKLEGDLRPLFDTIVEHMPAPDADESAPLQMQVTMLDYNDFLGRIGIGRIYRGTMNLNEMVSVTTREGEVKKARIQKLFGFSGLQRVEQKTARAGDIVAISGIDDINVGETVCHVDHPEALPLLKIDEPTLQMTFLVNNSPFAGREGKHVTSRKLRDRLMSELETDVSLRVDETDSPDAYVVSGRGELHLSILVENMRREGFELGVSKPEVIIRMIDGQKMEPAELLIIDVPEEYTGPVMETLGQRKAEMVNMINNGFGQVRLEFIIPSRGLIGYRTEFLTITRGYGILNHSFDSYRPLVPGAVGGRHAGVLISHETGTATTYGLMSVEDRGTMFIHPGTEVYEGMIVGEHNRDNDLVVNVCKEKHATNVRSATKDETVKMKAPRMLSLEEALEYLNDDELCEVTPQSVRLRKKYLNKSDRERYEKQRRYEAQPQA; encoded by the coding sequence ATGAAGCGTCTTGACATACGCAACATTGCAATTATTGCCCACGTTGACCACGGAAAAACCACGCTGGTTGACAAACTTTTGATCCAATCGGGCACATTCCGCTCGAACCAACAGGTAGAAGAGAGAATGATGGACTCTAACGACCTGGAGCGCGAGCGTGGAATCACGATCCTGGCGAAAACTACTTCTGTCAAATACAATGATTTCACGATTAACATCTTGGATACACCAGGCCATGCTGACTTCGGTGGCGAGGTTGAGCGTATCATGAGCATGGTGGATGGCGTTCTGTTGATCGTCGACGCCTTCGAAGGCTGTATGCCACAAACGCGCTTTGTATTGAAAAAAGCGCTGGAAGCAAAAGTTACCCCTATCGTTGTCGTGAACAAAGTAGACCGCGACAATGCACGTCCTCAAGAAGTTATCAACGAAGTGTACGACCTGTTCATTGATCTGGATGCGACGGAAGACCAGCTGGAATTCCCAATCGTATATGCTTCCGGTCTGCAAGGAATTGCTGGACTTGAGCCAGATAAGCTGGAAGGCGACCTTCGTCCACTGTTTGACACCATCGTAGAGCATATGCCTGCACCTGACGCAGACGAATCTGCTCCACTCCAAATGCAAGTAACCATGCTGGACTACAACGACTTTTTGGGTCGTATCGGGATTGGCCGCATCTATCGCGGAACCATGAACTTGAATGAAATGGTATCCGTCACTACGCGCGAAGGCGAAGTGAAAAAAGCGCGGATTCAAAAGCTGTTCGGTTTCTCCGGTTTGCAACGAGTTGAGCAAAAAACAGCAAGAGCGGGAGATATCGTAGCGATTTCTGGTATTGATGATATTAACGTAGGGGAAACGGTTTGCCACGTTGATCATCCAGAGGCATTGCCACTTCTGAAAATTGACGAGCCAACTCTCCAAATGACGTTCCTCGTGAATAACAGCCCGTTTGCTGGTCGCGAAGGTAAGCACGTAACTTCCCGCAAGCTGCGCGATCGTCTGATGTCTGAGCTGGAGACAGATGTATCTCTGCGTGTAGATGAAACGGATTCACCAGATGCGTATGTAGTTTCTGGACGCGGTGAATTGCACTTGTCCATCTTGGTAGAGAACATGCGTCGTGAAGGCTTTGAGCTGGGTGTGTCCAAGCCAGAGGTTATCATTCGTATGATCGATGGTCAAAAAATGGAACCGGCTGAGCTGTTGATCATTGATGTGCCTGAGGAATACACAGGGCCGGTTATGGAGACATTGGGTCAACGTAAAGCGGAGATGGTTAACATGATCAACAACGGCTTCGGACAAGTTCGTCTGGAGTTCATTATTCCATCCCGCGGATTGATCGGATATCGTACAGAGTTCTTGACGATTACACGCGGTTACGGTATTCTCAACCACTCCTTCGACAGCTATCGTCCACTTGTACCAGGAGCGGTTGGAGGACGTCACGCAGGGGTACTCATTTCCCACGAGACAGGAACAGCTACCACGTACGGCTTGATGTCCGTAGAAGATCGCGGAACGATGTTCATTCACCCAGGTACAGAAGTATACGAGGGCATGATCGTGGGCGAGCACAACCGTGACAACGATCTAGTTGTTAACGTATGTAAAGAAAAGCATGCGACAAACGTACGTTCTGCGACCAAGGATGAGACTGTCAAAATGAAGGCTCCTCGCATGTTGTCTTTGGAAGAGGCATTGGAGTATCTGAACGACGATGAGCTGTGCGAAGTAACACCTCAATCCGTTCGTCTGCGCAAAAAATATCTGAACAAATCAGATCGTGAGCGCTATGAGAAGCAAAGACGCTATGAAGCACAACCGCAAGCGTAA
- a CDS encoding glutathione peroxidase, giving the protein MSLYDIAVKTISGEEKTLAAFKGHVLLIVNVASQCGLTPQYKGLQELYERYQDKGFVILGFPCNQFAGQEPGTEDEIATFCDRNYGVTFPLFAKIDVNGPDAHPLYQHLKEHTPSEENPDIEWNFAKFLVDKDGHVIKRISARTQPEELITDIESLL; this is encoded by the coding sequence ATGAGCTTGTATGATATTGCTGTCAAAACGATTTCCGGTGAAGAGAAGACATTGGCCGCCTTCAAAGGGCATGTCCTGCTAATCGTGAACGTCGCTAGCCAATGCGGCCTTACTCCTCAATACAAAGGGCTACAGGAGCTGTATGAGCGTTATCAGGATAAGGGTTTTGTCATTCTCGGCTTCCCTTGCAACCAGTTCGCTGGACAAGAGCCAGGAACAGAAGACGAAATCGCAACGTTCTGCGATCGTAATTACGGTGTGACGTTCCCGCTATTTGCAAAGATCGATGTCAATGGTCCTGACGCTCACCCTTTATATCAGCACTTGAAGGAACATACCCCGAGCGAAGAAAATCCAGATATCGAATGGAACTTCGCCAAATTCCTTGTGGATAAAGACGGTCATGTCATAAAACGCATCAGTGCGCGTACTCAACCTGAGGAGCTCATCACTGATATCGAGAGTTTGTTGTAA
- a CDS encoding YlaH-like family protein: MDWIQIASTYVPTNPDQLTAYDSFRIWADKYRAWILFAELIIVYYLGFATRIRMPILKNVLLYILLFVGALIFAILDVQLPVKSAMFVAIAILVIVKVRIKPEQTGRK; this comes from the coding sequence ATGGACTGGATACAAATCGCATCAACCTATGTGCCAACGAATCCAGATCAGCTCACAGCCTATGACAGCTTTCGCATATGGGCTGATAAATATCGGGCTTGGATTTTGTTTGCGGAATTAATTATTGTCTATTATCTTGGTTTTGCTACCCGTATCCGTATGCCTATTTTGAAAAACGTGCTCTTGTACATCCTTTTATTTGTTGGAGCTCTCATTTTCGCTATATTGGATGTGCAGCTTCCTGTGAAAAGTGCAATGTTCGTAGCAATCGCGATTCTCGTGATTGTAAAGGTAAGGATCAAACCGGAGCAAACTGGGCGAAAGTGA
- a CDS encoding DUF5665 domain-containing protein, with translation MDSLSPTDRLMQQIDQVLEELQEVRKVNERMHKIAMFLEDIRLADVIQNYTAPRKLLWINFLAGLARGLGLTIGTAIVLAFLGSLLTQFLSIPILGDYIRQLVEYVETYKQRP, from the coding sequence ATGGACAGTTTGTCACCTACAGATCGCCTCATGCAGCAAATTGATCAAGTTCTTGAAGAGCTTCAGGAAGTTCGGAAGGTAAATGAGCGGATGCATAAAATTGCCATGTTCCTGGAAGATATCCGACTTGCAGATGTGATCCAAAATTACACAGCCCCGCGCAAGCTGCTTTGGATCAATTTCCTCGCAGGTCTTGCCCGGGGTCTGGGATTGACGATTGGTACTGCTATCGTTTTGGCTTTCCTCGGCTCCCTCTTGACGCAATTTCTTTCGATCCCTATTCTGGGGGATTACATCAGACAATTGGTGGAGTACGTCGAGACTTACAAGCAGCGGCCTTAA
- a CDS encoding pyridoxamine 5'-phosphate oxidase family protein, which translates to MAETVSQSLSEDLFKLLQKERFVTLGTVDHESGAPSLSSLSWTYAVSADTIRFAVDNRSRILTNITKEPQVVLHLIGAGSSFAINGRASVKTDRLEGVPLKLAMVEIKIEAVRDIMFYGSRISVEPQYEKTYDKNAAEKLDNQVMTALKEAN; encoded by the coding sequence ATGGCTGAAACTGTTTCCCAATCTCTTTCCGAAGATTTATTCAAGCTCTTGCAAAAGGAGCGTTTTGTTACCTTGGGCACAGTAGATCATGAGTCAGGGGCACCATCGCTCAGCTCCTTGTCCTGGACGTACGCTGTCAGCGCCGATACGATTCGTTTTGCTGTGGATAATCGCTCACGTATTTTGACTAATATTACGAAGGAACCGCAGGTTGTCCTGCATTTGATCGGTGCCGGCTCGTCTTTCGCCATTAATGGTCGTGCTTCCGTCAAAACAGACCGACTGGAAGGTGTTCCGCTCAAGCTGGCCATGGTAGAAATCAAAATTGAGGCTGTTCGTGATATTATGTTTTACGGTTCCCGTATTTCTGTAGAACCGCAATATGAAAAGACGTATGACAAAAACGCAGCTGAGAAGCTGGACAATCAAGTTATGACTGCCTTGAAAGAGGCAAATTAA
- a CDS encoding aminotransferase class I/II-fold pyridoxal phosphate-dependent enzyme, translating to MKLETKLIQAGVGRDEKTGAVSFPVYYATAYRHPALGQSTGYDYTRTANPTRTILEETIAEAESGDAGFACASGMAAVHTVMGLFSQGDHLIVSLDLYGGTYRLFEQVLSRYGLTFSYVDLRDISALKNAIRPDTKAIFVETPTNPLMQITDIRAVTHLAKQHRLLTIVDNTFLTPYCQRPLELGADIVLHSATKYLAGHNDVLAGLIVTKGGELSEKIRFLHNSVGAVLGPQDCWLLIRGMKTLALRMERHQSNALIVAEKLREHPAVAEVFYPGLPEHPGHEIQVNQATGHSGMVAFRVHDVEQVGLFLQNLQIVSFAESLGGVESLCTYPATQTHADIPQEVREHVGVCDRLLRLSVGIEHPDDVVSDLFQALNASLVVGGSVR from the coding sequence ATGAAATTGGAAACGAAATTAATTCAGGCGGGAGTAGGCAGAGACGAAAAAACAGGGGCGGTGAGCTTTCCTGTTTACTATGCAACGGCTTATCGTCATCCTGCCTTGGGCCAAAGCACTGGATATGATTATACGCGCACAGCGAATCCTACTCGCACCATTTTGGAGGAGACCATCGCCGAAGCGGAATCAGGAGATGCAGGATTCGCTTGCGCCTCAGGAATGGCTGCTGTTCATACCGTCATGGGCTTGTTTTCCCAAGGGGATCATCTGATCGTTTCACTCGATCTGTACGGGGGAACCTATCGATTGTTTGAGCAAGTGCTCTCTCGGTACGGTCTGACGTTTTCGTACGTGGATTTGCGTGACATTAGTGCACTTAAAAATGCGATTCGCCCAGATACAAAGGCCATCTTCGTCGAGACACCAACCAATCCCCTGATGCAAATTACCGATATTCGAGCAGTCACGCATTTGGCGAAACAGCACAGGCTCCTGACGATTGTAGACAACACGTTCTTAACCCCTTATTGTCAACGCCCACTAGAGCTTGGTGCAGATATCGTCTTGCATAGTGCAACCAAGTATTTGGCAGGACATAACGATGTGCTGGCTGGACTCATCGTAACAAAAGGGGGAGAGTTGTCGGAAAAAATCCGGTTTTTGCACAATTCAGTCGGTGCTGTGCTTGGACCGCAGGATTGCTGGCTTCTCATTCGCGGGATGAAAACATTGGCATTACGGATGGAGCGTCATCAATCCAATGCGTTGATTGTAGCGGAAAAGCTGCGTGAGCATCCAGCAGTGGCGGAGGTATTTTATCCGGGTCTGCCTGAGCATCCGGGGCATGAGATCCAGGTGAATCAAGCGACTGGGCATAGTGGGATGGTAGCGTTTCGCGTACACGATGTGGAACAGGTGGGATTGTTCCTGCAAAATCTGCAAATCGTGTCCTTTGCAGAAAGTCTGGGTGGTGTCGAGTCATTGTGTACGTATCCGGCGACGCAGACGCATGCCGATATCCCACAAGAAGTCAGAGAGCATGTCGGTGTTTGTGATCGATTGTTGCGACTGTCGGTTGGCATCGAGCATCCAGATGATGTCGTATCCGATTTGTTTCAGGCATTGAATGCTAGTTTGGTCGTAGGGGGGAGTGTACGATGA
- a CDS encoding trans-sulfuration enzyme family protein, whose translation MNFATKLLHGSTCMDPFTGASSVPIYQASTFHQADIDQPGTFDYARSGNPTRQALEEAIASLEGGARGFAFSSGMAAISSVFMLFSAGDHVVVAEDVYGGTFRFLTKVLSRMGISVTFVDATDTEAVRAAITPATKGVYLETPSNPTLKVTDIAAVSRIAKEHGLLVIVDNTFLTPYYQRPLELGADVVIHSATKFIGGHSDVVAGLAVTREAALGEQLYFIQNGMGAILGVQDCWLVMRGLKTLKARLDVSTKTAASLADWLSTHPQVHRVYYTGLTDHSGHLIQTQQATGHGAVLSFDVGGRERAKALFDRVKLPIVAVSLGAVETILSYPATMSHAAMPAEERAARGITDGLIRLSAGLEDFDDLVADLKQALDHLPSEAPVHKEKEVFSRA comes from the coding sequence ATGAATTTTGCAACCAAGCTCCTCCACGGTTCGACTTGCATGGACCCGTTCACAGGTGCATCGTCGGTTCCGATTTATCAAGCTTCGACGTTTCATCAGGCTGATATCGATCAGCCAGGTACATTCGATTATGCCCGATCAGGTAATCCGACCAGGCAGGCTTTGGAGGAAGCCATTGCGTCGCTGGAGGGAGGTGCACGCGGTTTCGCGTTCTCATCTGGCATGGCTGCTATTTCTAGCGTGTTCATGCTGTTTTCAGCGGGAGACCATGTTGTCGTGGCGGAAGATGTATATGGCGGCACGTTTCGGTTTTTGACCAAGGTATTGTCGAGAATGGGCATCTCCGTTACGTTCGTAGACGCAACAGATACAGAAGCCGTTCGTGCGGCCATAACACCGGCTACAAAAGGGGTTTATCTGGAGACCCCCTCCAATCCTACTTTAAAGGTGACAGATATTGCAGCGGTTTCTCGTATCGCGAAGGAGCACGGCTTGCTCGTCATTGTTGATAATACGTTCCTTACCCCGTATTACCAGCGTCCACTGGAACTTGGCGCAGATGTGGTCATTCATAGTGCAACGAAATTTATCGGGGGGCATAGTGACGTCGTGGCAGGACTGGCGGTGACAAGAGAGGCTGCGTTAGGGGAGCAACTCTACTTTATTCAGAATGGCATGGGAGCGATTTTGGGTGTGCAGGACTGCTGGCTTGTAATGCGTGGGCTCAAAACATTGAAAGCCCGACTGGATGTCAGCACGAAGACAGCCGCGAGCTTGGCTGACTGGTTGTCTACGCATCCACAAGTACACCGAGTCTACTATACGGGACTGACGGATCACTCTGGTCACCTGATTCAAACACAACAAGCGACAGGTCATGGGGCTGTTCTTTCCTTTGATGTAGGGGGCCGCGAGCGAGCAAAAGCGTTGTTTGATCGCGTAAAATTGCCGATTGTGGCTGTCAGTCTCGGGGCAGTGGAAACGATTCTCTCGTACCCAGCTACGATGTCACATGCAGCGATGCCTGCTGAGGAAAGAGCTGCAAGGGGAATTACGGATGGTTTGATCCGTTTGTCAGCTGGTTTAGAGGATTTCGATGACTTGGTGGCTGATTTGAAGCAAGCACTGGATCATTTGCCATCTGAAGCACCCGTCCATAAAGAAAAAGAGGTATTCTCCCGGGCTTAA
- a CDS encoding YhcN/YlaJ family sporulation lipoprotein yields the protein MPVKRIMIYCLGFSLLLTACMSGNNPPANQAAQQPKHATHTQRVQQTAPEPAYNQSSQATADRLTQLAIRVKRVHSATTVVLGKYAVVGITVDPNLDRPEVGVIKYTVAEALKEDPQGANAVVTADPAVVQRLREMRDDIRRGHPVAGITEELADIVGRIIPQLPRSVQPREETPSQVKEKRMHKEPQGQNKINVNRTGTP from the coding sequence ATGCCTGTGAAACGGATCATGATCTACTGCCTCGGTTTTAGCTTGTTGCTTACAGCATGTATGTCGGGCAATAACCCTCCGGCGAATCAGGCTGCCCAACAGCCCAAGCATGCCACTCATACTCAGCGCGTTCAACAAACAGCTCCTGAGCCTGCTTATAATCAATCTTCCCAAGCCACCGCTGATCGTCTCACCCAACTGGCAATACGTGTGAAAAGGGTACACAGCGCGACTACTGTGGTCTTGGGCAAATATGCTGTTGTCGGTATTACAGTAGACCCGAATTTGGATCGCCCAGAGGTTGGCGTCATTAAGTACACGGTTGCGGAAGCACTGAAAGAAGATCCTCAAGGGGCGAATGCCGTTGTTACCGCAGACCCTGCCGTCGTACAGCGATTACGGGAGATGAGAGATGATATTCGTCGCGGCCATCCTGTCGCCGGAATTACAGAAGAGTTAGCGGATATCGTAGGTCGGATCATTCCCCAACTACCGCGCAGTGTGCAGCCTCGCGAAGAAACACCTTCTCAAGTAAAAGAAAAACGCATGCACAAAGAGCCGCAAGGACAAAACAAAATCAACGTAAATCGTACAGGAACACCTTAA
- a CDS encoding PhoH family protein — protein MKKIYVLDTNVLLQDPRAMFSFADNEIVIPAVVLEEIDSKKRYMDEIGRNARYVSRLFDSFRELGQLHTGITLETGGVFRVELNHSSFHRLQKQFTEMSNDNRILAVALNLQEEENGKPQPRPVILVSKDALMRVKADALNISAEDFLSDRVVGEFSSIYPGYQKMMVASDIIKTYYATRKLQLAACFPRYRFYPHQFLVLKDECNPSISAIGKVDPDGKMLEMLVSDDDPIWGIRARNVQQRMATELLLRDDIPLVTMTGKAGTGKTLLALAAGLLQIEDQQKYKKLLVARPIVPLGKDIGYLPGEKEEKLRPWMQPIYDNLEYLFNTKRPGDLDKILAGMGSLQVEALTYIRGRSIPEQFIIIDEAQNLTKHEVKTILTRVGDGSKIVLMGDPEQIDHPYLDESNNGLTYVVEVFKDQKLAGHIQLEKGERSVLAQLAADLL, from the coding sequence TTGAAGAAAATCTACGTACTGGACACCAACGTACTCCTGCAAGATCCAAGGGCGATGTTTTCTTTCGCTGACAACGAAATCGTCATACCAGCTGTCGTATTGGAAGAAATCGATTCCAAAAAGCGGTACATGGATGAAATTGGCCGCAATGCTCGGTACGTATCTCGGCTCTTTGATAGTTTTCGTGAGCTGGGGCAACTGCACACAGGCATTACCCTGGAAACAGGTGGGGTGTTTCGGGTGGAACTGAATCATTCCTCTTTCCACCGCCTTCAAAAACAATTCACGGAAATGAGTAATGACAACCGCATTTTGGCGGTCGCCCTAAACTTACAGGAGGAGGAAAACGGAAAACCACAGCCAAGACCAGTCATTTTGGTAAGTAAGGATGCTCTTATGCGAGTCAAGGCTGATGCATTGAATATTTCCGCAGAGGATTTTCTTTCGGATCGAGTAGTGGGGGAGTTCTCCAGTATTTACCCAGGGTATCAGAAGATGATGGTAGCGTCCGACATCATCAAGACTTACTACGCAACAAGAAAGCTGCAGCTGGCCGCCTGTTTTCCACGCTATCGTTTTTACCCTCATCAATTTTTAGTGCTGAAGGACGAATGCAACCCATCTATTTCAGCGATTGGAAAAGTTGACCCGGACGGAAAAATGCTAGAAATGCTTGTGTCAGATGATGATCCGATTTGGGGCATCCGAGCCCGCAACGTGCAGCAACGGATGGCAACCGAATTGTTGCTGCGAGATGATATCCCTTTAGTAACCATGACCGGTAAGGCCGGTACAGGAAAAACCTTGCTGGCATTAGCAGCGGGCCTGCTGCAAATTGAAGACCAGCAAAAATACAAAAAACTGTTAGTGGCAAGACCTATCGTTCCACTTGGAAAAGACATCGGTTATTTGCCCGGCGAAAAAGAAGAAAAGCTTCGACCGTGGATGCAACCGATTTATGATAATTTGGAATATTTATTCAACACGAAACGCCCAGGTGATCTGGATAAAATTTTGGCAGGCATGGGGAGTTTGCAGGTGGAAGCTTTGACGTATATTCGGGGGCGCTCCATCCCTGAACAATTTATTATCATTGATGAAGCACAGAATTTGACAAAGCATGAAGTAAAGACGATCCTGACGAGGGTGGGGGACGGCTCGAAAATTGTACTAATGGGTGATCCTGAGCAGATCGATCATCCGTATCTGGATGAGAGCAACAACGGTTTAACCTACGTGGTAGAGGTATTTAAAGACCAAAAGCTGGCTGGACATATCCAGTTGGAAAAAGGCGAACGGAGTGTGCTTGCACAGTTGGCCGCAGATTTATTGTAA
- a CDS encoding DinB family protein, translating into MQNFSFVWNQYDLVRGMFLARMTEITEEEADVVPDGFTNNIRWNIGHILLTQDYLLLGPEGMKCPPYYAAMFAPGTKPADWQKEGPSLEALAAELKEQHVRIKEELQSRLNDPLPKPFELGDKGTMHTYGEMMVFTLFHEGMHTGCISSLRTAIAAAK; encoded by the coding sequence ATGCAGAACTTTTCTTTTGTATGGAATCAGTACGACTTGGTTCGCGGAATGTTTTTGGCGAGAATGACGGAAATAACCGAGGAAGAAGCAGACGTGGTTCCAGATGGCTTCACAAACAACATTCGCTGGAATATTGGTCATATTCTTCTGACCCAAGATTACCTACTCTTAGGACCAGAAGGAATGAAATGTCCTCCGTATTACGCAGCCATGTTTGCTCCAGGAACCAAGCCCGCTGATTGGCAAAAAGAAGGACCTTCCCTCGAAGCCTTAGCTGCCGAGCTAAAGGAACAACATGTGCGTATTAAAGAAGAATTACAATCCCGCTTGAATGATCCATTGCCCAAACCGTTTGAACTAGGAGACAAAGGCACTATGCATACTTATGGAGAAATGATGGTCTTCACTCTTTTCCATGAAGGAATGCACACCGGATGTATTTCGTCATTGCGAACAGCGATCGCGGCTGCTAAATAA